The nucleotide sequence GAAGAGCTATATGTTCTGCCCCCGTCTAACAAGACAGAAAAGCCTCACTATTTGCCCTGTGCGAAGTTCCCATTCCTGCCTTGCGAGACATCCACTGTTGTTTACCCAGCAGGTCGTTCGCTGGCAGGCTACAGCTACAACACGGTGATTCCCCTGAATGCCACATGGGGGCGCCAGACCCATGTCACCAAGCAGCCACTTTGCGATGCTCCATTTCAAAACTGCACCTTTGATTAAAACTGCATCTTTTCGTGCTGTTTGAGCCTCAAAAGGAGCACAGGAAAACCTGACAAAATACATTCATATACATTTCACTGTTGAATAATAAAGGATCCTGAATATTGAGGATGTCTACTCTATTAATGGGCTCGTCTTTCTCGATTTCAAATACTTGTGCGCCCTCTAGAGCACATAGATATGACCCAAAAGCAGGAAATTTGCACAAATCCGTGTCATTGGAGTAACGGTTTAATTATAGTTTGCTGATATGAAACATACAGActaaaacatgatttaaaaaaatacaaaaggacAAAACCCCAATGTAGAAGACGCACATATAAGCTAAATGCATTgagagcttgttttttttttttgtcagtcaaTGGAGAAATTATCAGCAAGCTCCATACATTTAAAAACTCGAAAATCAATCATCAAAAAGTAAATGACATTGAGCCTATGAAAATATACACATTTGTGATGTATAAAAAAATGCAGGAGCACAACAAAATATTTACCACTAAATGTGGTTTCACCCGATAAATATTGGATACAAACTGAAGAGTAAAACCTCTCGGATCAGTTAAAGCTTCTATAGGTTGGAACAGCCAGCCCCTGGAGCATTTTGTACGCAGTTGAGAGAAGTTCTGTATGAGCTCCACTAAAGGAGCACTCCAATGCTGTTACAATGTCATTCATGGCGTAGAAGACATTGTCTAGGAATAATGTCACTCTGGCTACAGTTCTCCTGTCTCCCACCACTGGCACTGGGTCAAGGGGACAGAGCTGGCCTTCCTGATCAGCTTATCTTGTTCTTTTCCCTCACCTGTTGATAACCTGCTGCTTCAGCAGATCACAACAGAGAATATGGCTAATGCCAGCAGAATGAAAAAAGGTCCACATTTGCTTaggagtttttctttttccaactaGGTGCATCCTAATGTGCATAAACATCCACAGTAGAAATCTGAAGATGGAATAAAGTAATCTTCAAAGTCCAACCTTTCAATTTCTGCTCACATCAGAGCAAACAATGGTTATTCTATATACAACTGCAGTTTTATTCTTTGTTAAAAAAGAGATTTGATTGAAGTGGAGGTTTTAAATGTACAGGTACCATACAATGCATGTCACTGCAATCTACTACTGTTatgtaaaattttaataaaaaaataacaaacctAATTTGCACTTTACTATATCCAGCCACCATTTTAGATTACTGGAGGTATACATACGTACATTCTGCTAACTCTAAAACATCCTGGATACTTAGACAAGCATAAAAAGTATGTACATAATAGCACACCCTTTAACCTGTAAACACACAATAACACTATGACAACATGGATTAAAGTTTCATAGTAGTATTACTTCTCTAAAAATGTAGAGTTAAAGTTTTGTgcatatatttttactgtaaaGTTCTTTAACAATATATTTCAGACAATTCTCATTTCTGCCTATCATTTTGGGTTCCGGTATTGAAAATATACAAGACAATGCAACAATGAGAAGGTTTCACTATTAGATAAAAAGGTAACCctacatttaataatttatgGTATTAACACAATCACTCTGAGTCATAATATGAACAAAAAGatcaaaatgctacatttaaaaaaaacaaaaacaatgttgtCCCACTATGAGGTCAAGTTTCAAGATTTGAAATCAGTGTTCTTGGGGAGTTACAATGTTATCCCAGAAAGAAGAAATACCTGAGAAACTAAAAGAAAGGTTAAATACAAGGTggtctttacaaataaaatcaataaaatagccttgtaaaattaaacatttctagAAATAATGTATCTGGTCTGTGAAATAATGTGACACCTTACCTATTAGCTCCCACGGGCCAATAAAAATAGCCGTGAatatctttgtttcttttttttatgttaaattattaaacaaTACAGTAAACAACGCTACTTAGTTATTATTAATGATTACTGTGCAGCAGTATATTCACGCTTTGCAGTAAATAACCTCTGACAAATCGGTGCCCTGACAGCAGGCGGCGCTGTGGTATTTGACCAACAATGAATAATAAGGAAGAAAAGACAGTCTCTCTAATCTGCAGGTAAAATGGCGTCGGGTGCCATTTCAACGGATTCCAAAAAAATATCAGAATTGAGGGTTGTTGACCTTAAATCTGAGCTCAAAAGGAGGAACTTGGACACTTCTGGTGTGAAAAGTGTTCTTCTCACAAGGCTTAGACAGGTTCGTAAAcgaatacgtttttttttttagcggAAAGGTTGAATGATTCGGGTATGCGTTGCAGAGATGCTAGTGCTAATCCTAGCTAATGTTCGCACGGCTTTTTAGCCGTCTTGCATATGTGCAACTCGCTAAATGGTCACTCGTACTGTATTTAACTTTGACGTTTCGGAGCTTGTATTTCCCAACTGTGACCGTATGCGCTGCCTTGTTTGGTAAACAGCCTACGTTCAGTTCAGTCTTCAACGTGCACCGCGTTACATTGATGTAACCTTAAAATGGACATTAGAAACTGGCCTTAAATCAACCGCTTGTCAGTCGAAAACCGAAAACTTACGTTAAACGTACTTCTTTAAAACGTTTACGTCCTTGGCGTGAGAGGAAGGAGCGGAGTTCATTTAGCTCCAACAGATGCTGCAAATTTCACGTGATTCGCGGTCCACTCAAATGCGTTTCTGCTGCAACAGATTCAAGACAATTATTGTTTCTAACGATCATCACCTGGATATGGTTTTTCTGTGGAGATCTTAATTGTTTTTGGTTAAATTGAGTACATTCGTCTTGAGCcttaaatcacatttaattCAATTATCAGAGTTGGCTCTGTTTCCTTCCATGTCCTGGATGCAAATCCtagctggggtctttctgcatagagtttgcgtGCTCTCCCTCTGCTTTTGTGAATTTTATCcgggtactctggtttcctcccagCTTCCAAAACAATATGCATGTTAGGTAATTGATCGCTCTAAATTGCTATTAGGAGGATGTCTTTGTGTGCACGTTTTTTGTTAGTTTctctgttgccctgtgatggactggcgtcCTGCCCATGCTGTAGCCCGCATcttgcccattgactgctgTAGATGGGCACCAGCCCCCCTGCGTCCTTGCACGAATAAGCGGGTATAGACaagagatggatggattattTGTTAAAGTTACATTAGATATTTTCTGACGTGTACTCAATACCTCAGGGTTAATATATCTGAAACTGGCCATTTTTTTTTAGTGTTTGCTAATCGTATCATACTGATAAGTAGTTAGTTggtagtttgttttttatttgtaaaaaatgttttttaaaggctATTGAAGATGAAGGTGGTGACCCAGAGTACATTCAGACCACCCTGTTAACTGATTCATCCACAAGGATAAGTGGGAAATACAAAGGTAAATCTGGTTAACTCTTTATTGTAACATTTGATTTGAGAGCAAAGGTTACCTATCATGTACCACATAATGGCTCCATAGTATGCTTACTTACTTTATCTTTCAGGGAAGAAATCAGATTCTGATTTGGAAAACACAGCGGACGAAAACACTTTTTCCAAGGTGAGTGTAGCATTCCCTATAATTTCTGTAGGTCTGGGGCTGTTATCTATAAACTACCTGGATAGCTTCTCACTGTGATCATTTTGTGCTCTGCATAGAATTCTTAATGTTCATTTTACCTATTTTAATTCCTGTTTTTGAACTAATGCAATGCCATGTAAACATACAGTTATCCACGTAGGCATACTACTTTGAGCTCATGTACTTAACTTTTCTTTCAGAGGTTTTTAGAATGCACAGCACACAATGAATGGAAATATATTGATTGTGGTCCCAATCCCCAACTGGGCCTAATAAGCCATTTAGGAAACACATTATTAGCCCTAATAAAACCAGAATGACTTGGTGACCTCCTACTGGTAGGTCATAATTCATTGGGGCCACCTAACCACTCTTACTTACAGTAGACTGTCTAGATTAGTGGTTTTCAACTGGTCAGAGTTATGACCCACCATCACCACCTATTAAGTTGTGACCCAGATCCAGTCAATTTCTTTGTCTAATTCCATCTATTAATCAAACTAAGAGAACAAGCGGAGGAATCAATAACAACCATTATAAAAAGGCCATGTCGATGTTTTCATGCAAAATACGTTAAATCTAAAAGGGCAGCTACTAAGAAAGCTTTATATAACCACCAATGCAACATagagaaaaaaatctatttcttcACTGTggcagtttttatccacaaacagaaaaattatGGAAAAGTCTAATTCAAAAGTATTCAGAACATTAAGTTTTCTTCTGACTACCTATCAGTAGCTAAATATTGGGCTTTAAAAACCTAAAGCAGTGTGAAGATCAGCCTTGGGGGAAACGTTAACACCATAAACGTAATTTGTAGGAGTAAATGGAAGAACTGAGCATGCTTTCTCTTTCTAAAACATGCCCCGAGGTCAGGAGTTCTAGTAGACAAAGACACTCTGAGGTAAGGCTAAATGTCTggtctgtttttgctttgtctTCAGCTAAGCTAGTGCTGAGAAGACACTCAGAAATAGTTGTTGAGTAGTAGGAGAAATTCTACTGCTTGAGTGCAGCACCAGGACTGAGAGGGCTTTACATCCTCGATATCAGCTTGCATTCACATGATGGTTCCACTAGCTGATGCTTTGCTTGACCTTTTATATTGATTCTGAAAGGGTCATGCATTCAATCGGCATCCCTTTGTTCCACAGGAAACCGGTATCTGATTGTGTCGTACACGCTTTTCACCATGCTCAATAATCATATGTAAACAAACCTTGCATGTCTCTTTCTGTGGGGTGAAACATTGAGTCTGAACTTGGCAAATTATAGAGACTCCATTTTTGtacatgtttaatttgtttttatttatttatttttacgttTGGTGCCTACGACCCATTTTTGGGTCTGTACCCAGCAGTTGAGAAAGACTGGATTAgagaacattttattaaatcatcaGCTTTAAAAGTTGATATGAAATATCCCCAATGGGGCATTATTGGTACAAAGCAGGTGGGTCCTTTTTAGACTAGAACTgcaaaaataataacatttaaaaagggtCAGAATGGCCAGCATCCATGCTTTTCagtaatattttgttggacaTGGTTGCGATGTGTGCCATAACAAAGCGCTGTGCTATTCTCCTGGTTTTGTGTGGATAGAAGACAAAACCTTTCGGCTGCCCAAGGTCAGCTTGATTAGCTTCATTCCAACAAGGACTCCACTGACAGAGTAAAGTGATGTGTATGTAAATAAAGCTGCCAATTTATAATCTAAATTCAACCCCATCAGACATAATGCTGAATCAATGATAAAAAGCAATagtaaatgtttgtttgttgctgtgtttttttttatgctgatgTAAAAGCAATACATTTAACAAATTGATGTTTATATGTAGAGGAAAATGGTCTCATCTTTTACCATCTTTTTCTAGGAAGTTGAAGAGTATGAATCAGAAAAGGGTATGTATGCTGCCACACACGTTTCATGTTAATTTCCTTTTTAACAGCAAACTCTTGTGATGATAAAACCTCTGGTAAATTTCATACATTGTATCAGATGGCATTTAAAGCGTTTGCTAGCCTCGCTGCACTATCTAGGGTAACGGTGGATAAGAAGTGATGGACTATTTGGGTATTTTTGAAGGACCAGCCATCTGGTTCCCTTTGATTTTTGGGGCCGCACACAAATCATCAGATCAGGGTTGCCTTAATATTTATGCCTTTAGTTGCCATTGATTATTTGTTGCTGTGACGAAATGTTCAGTTGTCTCTTGGGTCCAACTTTTTTTATAAAGATTGAAGGTTTTGCAAGGACATATTATGTCCCATCAGATGAAAAAGCAAGTCATTTCAAGATCATGCCACTTGAGACAGTGACTGACCTGACTGGATAGACCTGTGATAAATGTACTGGTAAAAATCTGAATACATCTACGCTTTTTCCACTGGAGTCAGGAACCCTGTTAAGTTCTATCAAGGTGAAACTGGAACTGAATGAGCTTGGAAGTCAGCTAAACTCAAGGACTGCTACATTCATCGTAACCCCTTATGATGATGCCAATCCCTTGTATTTTAAGGCAGTACTGTATGGAAGACAATTGTTTCAATCCAGCTGATGGCAACTCCACTTTGCCACGTACAATAAGAGACCTTGGAGCACATACGGTTTTAAGTGAGACCTGCATGGATGGACTGCTACTCTCAAAGGACGTGCTCTTTGTGGACTGTGGAGTGTTGACTGGACACCTTCATTTGATGActaattatttttgttgattGGACATTTAGGACACACTCATTCATTGCTGAAGAACTATTGGAAGAGTTCCTGAACCCTAGATGACCTTTTGTGGATTGAACTGTGATGCATATtggaagaaaaaataataattgatgATTTAACCGCTGGAGAACTGCTGCTCCTTTTAGGAAGCTACATATCCACTTCGAAAGAAGACAGCTTGACAAGATGTGCCAAGAAACGAGTCCCATGTTTTTTGTGGAGATTGTGTGTGTTGTCTTCCTGTGGTATCTGCGCCCCCCTCCCCCCGATGACCATTAACACTGAATGTGCTTTATCTTCTACTTTTTTAGGGCAAGTTACATGCGACATGTCAATGTTAAGATGTGTGTTTGCCATGTTTATCCTTATTAAATCCCTCAGATGTAACTGATACCGATGATGGTAGTCGCGAAAATTCTAAGCCGCCACCCTGTGAGGACAGCCTTGCTCACTCTGAGGCAGAACCAGAGTCTGAAACCATGGCGGCTGAGGCAGACTCAGAGCCTGATCCAGAAGTAGACGCAGAGGCGGACGAGGATGCAGAGCCAGACCCAGAGGCTGAGACTGAAGAGGCTGAGCGGGATGCTGAAACCATGAGCTCCTCTAGAGAAGCAGAGGACGATCACCTGTCTGTCTCAATCCAAAACGAAGATGCCCTCACCCTTGATGTTGATGGTGACGACCTGCTGGAAACAGGTAAACATGTGAAACTTCCAGATTCAGAGGCAGAGAAGGGCACCGAAACCTTTGCCGAGATGGCCCCAGATGATGACATGAAGGAAGAAGACATGGAGGCACATAAAGATGGTAAGAAAGACGATGGAGCCAGAGGTGGTGAGCCCCTCAAGAAAGACGCCATGACGAAGGGTGAAACCGAAGATAAAGAAAAGGATTCTGGGAAGAAAGGCCCGTCCACTACTGGGGCCTCTGGTCAAGCAAAGAGGTTTGTCTTTCTATGTCAGTTCTTTGATACTACTACCAAGTCCACCTCACTAAGAACGCAGCATTGTGGGTAGCCTCaagatgatttttattttttgccataAGGGAAGTGTTCACTGATGTACCTTACGCTGCAGTTTGCTGCTTTGGTTTATTTCTCTGAAGTTggttaaaatgtgaaattaacccggagacaagaaaacatctcttattttgttactttgaccttTTGTGAAGTTTTAAAACGCTTTGCAGATTCTACACAAGGCAGTGTATAAACAGCAATAGCCTTCATgatgacttttttatttttaaaattttttttggtCCAATGATTCACTGACGTTGAACAGACCACTGAAGATTTCATTGACCCAGGGATTAAAAATTGGCTGAGCACCTGACCCATCACGCCACTGGAAAAACTATGAAGCTTTTGAGACATTGACACAGATTCACGCTTTGCctaaaggatgtttttttttttttgtttgttgtcttGATTTTCTTTCCTCAGCAGTTGAAAAGATGCTTTTTAATCCACTaaatggatgtttttcttttttgctgatTTTATTGACTGTCACTCATTTCCTGTTTGGTTTTGTAACATTCGTGTCCTAGCTCTTcaagagacagagatggaaaatcTGCAAAGGATGAAAAGGGTGAGATGTCTAAACGTTAAAGATGCTAGCTCTTTGTTATCTTTGCAATTGATGtcgaaaatgtatttaattgttttcagcAGCTGGCAGCAGCTCTTCTCGTAACATATGGGTGAGCGGTCTTTCTTCAAACACCAAAGCAGCTGATCTGAAGAACCTGTTTGGCAAATATGGGAAGGTAAGGTATCCTGGTACCGTTTGATAAACTGTGCCAGCCACCTTTAGTTGCAACCCTAATTAACATATGtttaaaaaattggaaaaacccAACCTTTAACTCGGTAGTGGGAAATTCTCTGTTAAGTACAACACCCTTTTACCAATTAGACATTACTTGGCTTCTGTAACATTTCTCGAGGTTGGAGGATTCAGGTGATCTGTGTAGATCATCTAGAGCTGTGgattctcttcagctcacctcAGTTTTTCCATAGGATATAGGTTTGGATACTGTTAGATTAGTACTTACTGGAAATTGATcgattacaattattaaatacacttccatttattttaaattgataacattttatgctttttgtaATATATCTTTACCAGGGAGCCCTCAATTTTTCAGTCTGTGTATACTTTACAGTCTGTGAATGTTCTCTTAAAgctcataaaaatgttttcaacaggTCCTAAGTGCTAAGGTGGTTACAAACGCTCGCAGTCCTGGTTCAAAGTGTTACGGCTTAGTGACGATGTCCTCCAGCACCGAGGTGACGCGCTGCATCTCCCACCTTGACTGCACAGAGCTCCATGGACAGCAGATATACGTTGAAAGGGTAGGCGAGGAAGCAAAATATCAGTACCTCAAATGCCGCCGCGGTAGTGGGTCCGAGATCTTATCCAGGTTCTTATTTCCAccttttttaatctttaaaggCCAAAAATGATCCTTTCAAGAAGGAGCCCTCAAAGAAAGAAGTGGAGGACAAAGCAGGGTCCAGCAAATCTAATAAGCACAGTTTCACTGGGACTAAACAGACAAACAAGTGAGTCGTCAGTGTTTtttaactattattattatactcctcctgtttaaaaatgcatttgacctttttttttcttccaaatttAATGAACATTTAGAGCACAGCCAACTcacaaaaaagaggaaaagaaatCTGATAAGCTATCAGAAAAAGACAAGGATTCATCCAAGAAACAGGAGACAAAAAGCGGGAAATCTGAGCCAGCTTCATCAAGCTCCGAACAAGAGTCTTCAAAGAAAGACGACAGAAAGCGTGGCCGTGAGTTTTCCTCAGGTTTTCAGCACCGAGATGATCTTGGTTTATTATCAAGTGTCTGATTTACTTTAATTTCTCATGTTTTATAGAAACAAAGAGCCCAGGGAAGACGACGGGAGGAGATGATTCTAAAGGAGACGGGAAAAGACCTTTTAGAACAGGAagatattttaataaagtaagaagtgatttgtgtgttttttgttctttaactAATCATTTTAAATAGTCACAAGAGGATGTTAAGTGAGGTGTTTGCTGTTTTTCCAGCCCTTTGTGAATCCCATTGTTGAAAGGCGTCCAAAGTGGTTGATTTCGCCTGAAGAGGTTAAACTTTTCTCTTTATGAACAAATTACttcaaacagaacttttttttaaatcgaattttaacattttaattcttTCCTTAGGTACAAATGCTAAGAGAGAAGCGGCAGTCCTTTATCAACAAAGTAGAGGACGTAGACATCCTTCCTTTTGACAAGTTTAAGGAGCAGAAGGAGCAGAGGCTTCGTGAACAAATGGAGCGCTTCCACCGAGCTGCTGAGCTGCGCAGGTAGCTCCGAGCATTGAATTCCTCGCATTTAGCCACGCTTGaaataaagcaacaaaaacGTAATCCTATGattaacattaatttatttttattgtcttgAGGCGGCGGGAAATTGCAGAACAAGAACGACGGGAGCGTGAGAGAATCCGTCTGATGCGTGAGCGAGAAGAACGGGAGATCTTGCTTCGGGAGCGCCAGAGACTGGAAATGGAGAGGCAAAAACTGGAAAGGGAGCGcttggagagagagagacttgAGAGGGAGAGGATTCGCATTGAGCAGGTAAAATAGCCATGAACCATCTTGCTAAAATGTAACCTAAAAATGATGGACCCTTGGATACGACGATTTAAAATGAGATGATTAAAAGGGCGAGTTAAGAAAATTTTTTATGTTAAGGCACTTCATAAGACAGAGGTCCAACTCGCATCGCATCCTAAAATATATAATCAGTATATTATAAAAACCTTTATATGGAGAGACTCAAATTCAATGACATGTATTCCAGTTCAGTTCTAATGTCAAGCAGTTAAATGTGGTTTATTAACTAGATGCACCAAAATAACCTGTACATAAATACAGAAAGTTGCATTGCTGGGAAGAGATTTGATGAGCCATGGAAGAAAACTGCACTCAGCGGTGTTTCCGGACACAGACGAGTGCTCATCTTCCACCAAACTGTTGGTGTCTTCTAGGTGCTATCGTGGCACAAAGGACAAAGAAAACAAGATCAGGAAATGTCATTTGAACCTCCTTCAGCTGGTGTCTGTtacaaaatgtcatgtttttcattGTCTGTAGTTGAGCCACAttcaaaaaaacaactttctgtTTTAAAGGAGCGCCGCAAAGAAGCTGAACGTATGGCACGTGAACGAGAGGAGCTTCGGCGGCAGCAGGAGCAGCTTCGTTTTGAGCAAGAGAAgagaaataatctgaaaaggGGTCGTGAGGTGGAACACGGGTAttctatgattttcttttttttttatttcaaattttttatagCACTATTGCTAACCTAATGTGAGTTTTATGCATGAGGTTTAAGAAAGTCAAAGCCAGAGCTCTCTGAAAACCAACAACTGCCTTACTGCTTCTATAGAAACAGTTTAGGTAACAGATAGATGTTACCAATCAAACTTAACGATTAACCGAAATTTGATtaacactttattttattttttagtggctgcacggtggcgcagttggtagcactgttgccttgcagcaagaaggtcctgggttcaattcccaaccaggggtctttctgcatggagtttgcatgttctccccgtgcatgtgtgggttctcaccgggtactccggcttcctcccacagtccaaagacatgtctgttaggttaattggtcactctaaattgcccttaggtgtatgaatgagtgtgtgcatggttgtttgtgtgttgccctgtgatggactggtgacttgtccagggtgcaccctgcctctcacccatagactgctggagataggcaccagctcccccgcgacccactatggaataagcggtagaaaatgactgactgactgactgactttattttttatgaaatcagtttttattagctttttttttttgttttaggtacTTGGACTGCACAATATGTCAGATTTATAATCGTAATGCCTGGTCTGCTGTATGTGTTGGCTAAGACTGACTATGCCTGGTGAAGAGGGGCTAAAATCAGTAAACTACAACAGAGaagcaactttttcaataaaacattttgtttaaatgtaaatattgaattttattttttctctctgtaTAGACTAGTGGATATACTATCTGCTATGGACCTAAagcactttttatttatttatcccaGCTCATATCATTATCCCAACATTCACCAATATTATCACATATTATGTGATTTCCATATTCTATAATTACCTAATGTGCAGCCCTAGTCTGTAATGTGTGATGTTGTTCATCTgcgattttattttcatttaatattttataatccTACAAGTAGCTGCTGAGAATTCACAGATTAAGATTTCATGGCTTTAACTGTTTTAATGTTCCTTTAGTTAACATACCAGCCACAGGATGGATCAGAGTCATGATCTGTGTCATGAGGAATGACTTTGCTTCATGTTTCAGCCGGCGTGATGATTCCTACTGGAATGGCAGCAAGAAGATGCACACCGAGTCGGAGGTCCGTTTAAACCAGGGCTCCAATTACAACCGTCAGCAGAATCGCTTCCCCAACATAAATACTCGGGAGAGGGGCCGTTTTCCAGACGCTGGCCAGCAGCCTAACACGTTTGACAGGTACGTTCTACTCCAGGAGTATGGTTATGGGTCTTTGCCAAGGAGCTGGAATAAGTTAACTAAGATTCACTtggaaatctaaaatatacgctGTTTTGCAGCcctatttttaggtttttcaaATGTATGTCCGCAATGTTTCTATAATCCGCACACCTGCTGATGCTGACATTCCTTTGTACTTACCCCTGATCAGACACTCAAAAATCGTGTGTAGTTTATATAATCGATACCATAAATGTtgcaaatggaaaacaaaaatggtcaaaatgtcCTGTGAAAGTGGTGAAGAACAAAACCTCCAGTGTGAGAGTAACTTTGACATGATCACATCAGGATGCCAAATGCTTTTGTTTGTCCTTTTAAATGTGGACTGAAATATGGCAAAGTCTTCATGTGGTCGTTAAATCCTGGCATATTCGATTACTGCATGTATCACAACTAATATGCTTTACTTTCAACTTCTACTTAGCTACAGCTGGGTTTTTGAATTTTTCTAAGGTTTCTTGGTCTAAGCGTTTTGCTTGCATGCTAAATGCTGATGTATGTATTCTCATATTGTCCTTTCTTTTCCAAGGCGTAACAGATTTGATGGTGAACCAGAGGCAAAGAAGAGTCGCCCGGCTCCTCACAGAGAGGCCTCGGGCTTCGACAGATATCCCAAGAACTTCGAAACCGTCCGCAGACCTGAGCCACCTCCACGTGGGGACACTGACCGCAGGGACAGAGATGAGAGGCGCCCTCCACCCATGCATGATCGCCCTGTGGGAGCAAGACCTCCAATCCCCGCCATGTCGCACAACCGCCCACCAAGGGATGGGGGGCCAGGATGGAAGAATGTTGGAGGAATTAATTCCAGCAAGGGGGATATGAGGTAAGAATCTATTTTGAAGGAGGAACAGCTTTATTAGAGTTGTTGTAAGCTGCGCTACATAAAATCTCTATGCTTTGTGCAGAGGGCCAGTGCGAATGCGTGAAGATCGTCCAGGCCGGGATGCTGGTCGGAGCGGCTTTAATA is from Girardinichthys multiradiatus isolate DD_20200921_A chromosome 4, DD_fGirMul_XY1, whole genome shotgun sequence and encodes:
- the sltm gene encoding SAFB-like transcription modulator isoform X2, which gives rise to MASGAISTDSKKISELRVVDLKSELKRRNLDTSGVKSVLLTRLRQAIEDEGGDPEYIQTTLLTDSSTRISGKYKGKKSDSDLENTADENTFSKEVEEYESEKDVTDTDDGSRENSKPPPCEDSLAHSEAEPESETMAAEADSEPDPEVDAEADEDAEPDPEAETEEAERDAETMSSSREAEDDHLSVSIQNEDALTLDVDGDDLLETGKHVKLPDSEAEKGTETFAEMAPDDDMKEEDMEAHKDGKKDDGARGGEPLKKDAMTKGETEDKEKDSGKKGPSTTGASGQAKSSSRDRDGKSAKDEKAGSSSSRNIWVSGLSSNTKAADLKNLFGKYGKVLSAKVVTNARSPGSKCYGLVTMSSSTEVTRCISHLDCTELHGQQIYVERAKNDPFKKEPSKKEVEDKAGSSKSNKHSFTGTKQTNKAQPTHKKEEKKSDKLSEKDKDSSKKQETKSGKSEPASSSSEQESSKKDDRKRGQTKSPGKTTGGDDSKGDGKRPFRTGRYFNKPFVNPIVERRPKWLISPEEVQMLREKRQSFINKVEDVDILPFDKFKEQKEQRLREQMERFHRAAELRRRREIAEQERRERERIRLMREREEREILLRERQRLEMERQKLERERLERERLERERIRIEQERRKEAERMAREREELRRQQEQLRFEQEKRNNLKRGREVEHGRRDDSYWNGSKKMHTESEVRLNQGSNYNRQQNRFPNINTRERGRFPDAGQQPNTFDRRNRFDGEPEAKKSRPAPHREASGFDRYPKNFETVRRPEPPPRGDTDRRDRDERRPPPMHDRPVGARPPIPAMSHNRPPRDGGPGWKNVGGINSSKGDMRGPVRMREDRPGRDAGRSGFNNRGQPLGMNDQPFSSGRQVVVERHSREPGLRKDWHGGSGSQGGVFSDSRGGMMAASSHSSSGLSRIVQITSNSVSSSGTVGGFKAFKGASRPF
- the sltm gene encoding SAFB-like transcription modulator isoform X1; amino-acid sequence: MASGAISTDSKKISELRVVDLKSELKRRNLDTSGVKSVLLTRLRQAIEDEGGDPEYIQTTLLTDSSTRISGKYKGKKSDSDLENTADENTFSKEVEEYESEKDVTDTDDGSRENSKPPPCEDSLAHSEAEPESETMAAEADSEPDPEVDAEADEDAEPDPEAETEEAERDAETMSSSREAEDDHLSVSIQNEDALTLDVDGDDLLETGKHVKLPDSEAEKGTETFAEMAPDDDMKEEDMEAHKDGKKDDGARGGEPLKKDAMTKGETEDKEKDSGKKGPSTTGASGQAKSSSRDRDGKSAKDEKAAGSSSSRNIWVSGLSSNTKAADLKNLFGKYGKVLSAKVVTNARSPGSKCYGLVTMSSSTEVTRCISHLDCTELHGQQIYVERAKNDPFKKEPSKKEVEDKAGSSKSNKHSFTGTKQTNKAQPTHKKEEKKSDKLSEKDKDSSKKQETKSGKSEPASSSSEQESSKKDDRKRGQTKSPGKTTGGDDSKGDGKRPFRTGRYFNKPFVNPIVERRPKWLISPEEVQMLREKRQSFINKVEDVDILPFDKFKEQKEQRLREQMERFHRAAELRRRREIAEQERRERERIRLMREREEREILLRERQRLEMERQKLERERLERERLERERIRIEQERRKEAERMAREREELRRQQEQLRFEQEKRNNLKRGREVEHGRRDDSYWNGSKKMHTESEVRLNQGSNYNRQQNRFPNINTRERGRFPDAGQQPNTFDRRNRFDGEPEAKKSRPAPHREASGFDRYPKNFETVRRPEPPPRGDTDRRDRDERRPPPMHDRPVGARPPIPAMSHNRPPRDGGPGWKNVGGINSSKGDMRGPVRMREDRPGRDAGRSGFNNRGQPLGMNDQPFSSGRQVVVERHSREPGLRKDWHGGSGSQGGVFSDSRGGMMAASSHSSSGLSRIVQITSNSVSSSGTVGGFKAFKGASRPF